In Melopsittacus undulatus isolate bMelUnd1 chromosome 6, bMelUnd1.mat.Z, whole genome shotgun sequence, the following proteins share a genomic window:
- the PLAAT1 gene encoding phospholipase A and acyltransferase 1, whose amino-acid sequence MAAIESFSSTHPGDPEPGDLIEIFRPAYQHWALYLGDGYVINVTPVDEGPPATFSSAKSVFSRKARVRMQLLKDVVGNDTYHVNNKYDGTYAPLPVEEIIRRAEYLIDQEVSYDLLSNNCEHFVTLLRYGEGVSSQANRAISAIGFVTAAAGAFSLLGLLRSRSRERQY is encoded by the exons ATGGCAGCCATCGAGAGCTTTAGTTCCACCCACCCTGGTGACCCTGAGCCTGGGGACCTGATCGAGATCTTCCGGCCAGCTTACCAGCACTGGGCCCTCTACCTGGGAGATGGGTATGTCATCAACGTGACGCCTGTAG ATGAAGGCCCCCCAGCCACATTCTCCAGTGCAAAGTCAGTGTTCAGCAGGAAGGCCCGGGTGAGGATGCAGCTCCTGAAGGATGTGGTGGGAAACGATACCTACCATGTCAACAACAAGTATGACGGCACCTATGCTCCCCTCCCAGTGGAGGAGATCATCCGGCGCGCTGAGTACCTCATTGACCAGGAGGTGTCTTATGACCTGCTCAGCAACAACTGTGAGCACTTTGTGACGCTGCTCCGCTATGGTGAGGGTGTCTCTAGCCAG GCCAACAGAGCAATCAGTGCCATCGGGTTTGTGACAGCTGCTGCCGGTGCCTTCTCCTTGTTGGGCTTACTTCGGAGCAGATCCAGAGAGAGACAGTATTGA